A window from Dysidea avara chromosome 2, odDysAvar1.4, whole genome shotgun sequence encodes these proteins:
- the LOC136247824 gene encoding uncharacterized protein gives MEKPKKSKEKRPFLESVRNKKTDCPSSLILTVTVPSNKMKRKSQLNCVKISHPTIIKMCFNHDHPVDSAHALSFRPIASQTKESYYQELFSSGHSVATARHTYETRMMLEADEEEEMVKLGDRAFNPNPQDVSRLYDEWRTKELGPENGCEMFKKLDEMIENYNKSSGGKIVVQKYVTEMYDEKAEVSESDVNDENEPPCKKRKSVPSPLNVAICTPLMARVHENIPQAGEIAFIDSTSSLDCYNLSMFVISTSHSGGGLPLGY, from the exons ATGGAAAAACCAAAGAAGAGTAAAGAAAAGCGACCCTTCTTAGAAAGTGTAAGGAACAAGAAAACTGATTGCCCTAGCTCTTTAATATTGACTGTGACTGTTCCTTCCAATAAAATGAAAAGAAAGAGTCAATTAAACTGTGTGAAAATATCACATCCGACAATTATCAAAATGTGTTTTAATCATGATCATCCTGTCGATTCAGCACATGCCTTGAGTTTTCGACCTATTGCCTCACAAACAAAGGAgtcatattatcaaga aTTATTCAGTTCTGGACATTCTGTTGCAACTGCCCGGCACACTTATGAAACTAGAATGATGTTAGAAGCAGATGAGGAAGAAGAGATGGTTAAATTAGGTGATAGGGCATTTAATCCTAACCCACAAGACGTTTCTCGTCTATATGATGAATGGAGAACAAAAGAGCTTGGCCCAGAAAATGGATGTGAAATGTTTAAAAAGCTTGATGAAATGATTGAGAATTATAATAAGTCATCTGGTGGGAAAATTGTCGTGCAAAAGTATGTTACTGAGATGTATGATGAAAAAGCTGAAGTTTCAGAAAGTGATGTAAATGATGAAAATGAACCACCTTGTAAAAAAAGGAAGAGTGTGCCATCACCTTTGAATGTTGCTATATGTACTCCTTTAATGGCTAGAGTACACGAGAATATACCGCAGGCTGGTGAAATAGCTTTTATAGATTCAACCTCAAGCTTAGATTGTTACAATCTCtcaatgtttgtaatttcaacTAGCCATTCTGGTGGTGGTCTTCCCTTAGGGTATTAA